GTTCACCAGCCGCTGTTTACCGGATTTAATTTGTTAAGTAACTATGAGAAGTCACTTTTAGCCAGGGACCAGGCCCAATTGAACCTCAAACAGGCAAGGCTGCAGCTCAGCTTTGATATCCGAAACACTTTTTTTGACCTGTTAAAGGCCAAAGAAAATGTTAAAAGCGCACATGCCGGTTTAGAGAGGTTGCGAGCTCATCTGAAGGTCAGCCAGGCCTTTTATGATGTAGGGCTAAAAACCAAATTGGATGTGCTCCAGGCTCAGGTAGAAGTAGCTGAGGCAGAGCAAAGTTTATTGGCTGCCCAGAATGCTGTTCTTACCCAGAGGGCAAGACTCAATTCTTTGCTCAATATAAATGTAAACGAAGATGTCCGTTATAGTGGAAATCTTGAGTTTTTGCCCTTTACTCTTACTCTTGAGGAGTGCTTGGAAAAAGCCAGAAAAAATAGACCTGACTTGAAGCTTGCCGAGAAAAGTATTCTGGTCGCAACCAAAGAGAGTAAGATTGTAGCCAGTGGCTTTTACCCTCAGATTGGAGCGGACTTAGATTATTATCGTTATGGGGATGACTTTACGGTTTCTGGCAGTAAATATCAGCGTACAAGCGAATGGAAGGCCGGCGTCAACTTACAATGGAAGTTTTTTGAATGGGGGAGAACATATCATGCCTATAAGCAGGCGAAACATACAATTTTCAAACTAGAGGCCGAATCCAGAAATTTACGAAACCAGGCCTCTTTTGAGGTCAAGGCTGCCTATTTAAAGATAAAAGAGTCTGCCAAAAGGATCATTGTGGCTAGGAAGGGCTTGGAAGAGGCCAGAGAGAGTTATCGTATGGCCAGGGTCAGGTATGAGGCACAGGTAGGGACAGGTACGGAGGTCCTGGATGCCCAGGCCGACCTGGCTAGGAGCGAGGCAAACCTGACCCTGGCCCTTGCCGATTACCTTAAGGCTATAGCCAGTATTTACCTGGCTATGGGAGAAGAAGTTGGTTACAATTAACCAGCCCTTCGCCTTACCTTTTTTTCTGCCAGGTAAGCCAGCTCGCGTAATCTTTTATCTACGGCCCAGTATATGGAGCCTTTGGTAAATCCACCTTTTTTCAAACGCCGGCCAGCCTTGACCCCGGTCAGAATCTCCATAGCCTGCTCTATATTTTCTACTGCATAAATATGGAATTTCTTTTCCTTTACCGCAAGGATTACTTCCTCTTTGAGCATCAAATGAGTAATGTTATCTTTGGGAATGATAACTCCCTGCTCTCCGGTGAGCCCGCGGCGTTTACATACTTCAAAGAACCCTTCCACCTTCCTGGTCACTTCTCCTACGGCCATGATTGCCCCGGATTGGCTCATAGCCCCGGTAAAGGCCAGAGAAAGGTTGATGGGTATGTCTGCCAGAGCTGATAAGAGAGCTGCCAGTTCAGCCCCTGAGGCGGAATCGCCATCTATCTGGGCATAGCTTTGTTCGATACACAAACTGCCAGCCAGGACCAGAGGTTTGTCCTGAGCAAACAGGTTTTGCAAGTAGCTTTTTAAGATCATCATCCCTTTGGTGTGTATGGGACCTCCCAACTCCGCTTCCCGCTCCAAATCTATAATACCTCCATGCCCGACTCCAACTGTACAGGAAATCTGGTGAGGCAGGGCAAGGACAAAGTCGCCAATAGAAGTCACAGACAGTCCATTGGCCCGCCCGACAGCAGACCCTTTTGTCTGTACTTTGATCAACTCGCGGTCATAATCAGAAAGAAACTCTTCTTCATAAAGATTTAACCTGTGCTCCCTGGCTTTTAAGGCCTTGCGTACCATCTTGGCATTTACCTTTTTCTTGTTTTTAAGAGCTGCGTAGGCATCTGCTTCAATCATTACCTCCCGCATTTCGGAAAAATGTAGCGACAACCTTTGCTGATCCTGGGCCAGACGCGAGGAATAATCTACCAAGACAGCAAGCCCATCTCGCGTAAAAGGCTTTAGCTGATTTTCACGGGCCATGCGTGTCAGTATTTGTACATATTTCTGGATATTTTCATCATTCCTGACTACATTGTCTTGCAGGTGGGCTTTGATTTTAAATAATTTTCGAAAGCGTTCATCATTTTCTAATAGAAGATCATACAGTTCGTCCGAGCCAATGATGATCACTTTTACTTTTAAGGGGATAGCCTCCGGTTCGATGGTCTTGGTTCGGATTAGATCGTAGTGTTCAGCCGGTTCATCCACACTGGACTTTCCTGCCCGTAAACAGCGAAGCAGTCCTTCCCATGTCGATGGATGTGACAGAATATCTTCTGCCCGAACGATTAAATAACCGCCATTGGCCCGGTGGATACTCCCGGCCTTGAGCAGGGTGAAGTCAGTATAATATGTGCCTAGTTCTGTTTCTCTTTCTATACAACCTAGTAGATTAAAATAAGAGGGGTTGTCTTCAATAATAATGGGGGCACCTTTCTGACTTGAATTATCTACAAATAAATTGACCTCATAGCGATGAAAAAAATCTTCTCCGCCGCCTAAAATTTC
The genomic region above belongs to Desulfovulcanus ferrireducens and contains:
- a CDS encoding TolC family protein, with translation MKIFNNKFLKAVLILLTFLVSNFFYFFSCYFSDAWAGKVFDLDAAIQRGLEYNPSLQAIRETLLGAEQGIKSAKGAFGPSLSGSYTYTQLDHEPRQNAVLNLNVHQPLFTGFNLLSNYEKSLLARDQAQLNLKQARLQLSFDIRNTFFDLLKAKENVKSAHAGLERLRAHLKVSQAFYDVGLKTKLDVLQAQVEVAEAEQSLLAAQNAVLTQRARLNSLLNINVNEDVRYSGNLEFLPFTLTLEECLEKARKNRPDLKLAEKSILVATKESKIVASGFYPQIGADLDYYRYGDDFTVSGSKYQRTSEWKAGVNLQWKFFEWGRTYHAYKQAKHTIFKLEAESRNLRNQASFEVKAAYLKIKESAKRIIVARKGLEEARESYRMARVRYEAQVGTGTEVLDAQADLARSEANLTLALADYLKAIASIYLAMGEEVGYN
- a CDS encoding Lon protease family protein; this encodes MVNKNALGPTSLRVKLNPKKISFAESTKPSYASSVVYQQRALEALELALYIQKKGYNVYLSGEPGLGRTYFVSSFLKPRALQGETPVDWIYVYNFDDPDRPLAISLPPGQGKELKRDLAKAIKKIRQAIPVAFEQDNYVQRHDRLIKEFNAARDNLLDRMEEHANLSGFSLNMEDGALTLYPLMEGKVLTPDEFERLDPDVKKKLKTQSNKIMEALLALSRQITKEEQDLRESEKKLDQEIAGEKIDLVLKKIKKKYAGIPRLKKYFDSLKKDILDNLDQFRPKTQSQEHAQEILGGGEDFFHRYEVNLFVDNSSQKGAPIIIEDNPSYFNLLGCIERETELGTYYTDFTLLKAGSIHRANGGYLIVRAEDILSHPSTWEGLLRCLRAGKSSVDEPAEHYDLIRTKTIEPEAIPLKVKVIIIGSDELYDLLLENDERFRKLFKIKAHLQDNVVRNDENIQKYVQILTRMARENQLKPFTRDGLAVLVDYSSRLAQDQQRLSLHFSEMREVMIEADAYAALKNKKKVNAKMVRKALKAREHRLNLYEEEFLSDYDRELIKVQTKGSAVGRANGLSVTSIGDFVLALPHQISCTVGVGHGGIIDLEREAELGGPIHTKGMMILKSYLQNLFAQDKPLVLAGSLCIEQSYAQIDGDSASGAELAALLSALADIPINLSLAFTGAMSQSGAIMAVGEVTRKVEGFFEVCKRRGLTGEQGVIIPKDNITHLMLKEEVILAVKEKKFHIYAVENIEQAMEILTGVKAGRRLKKGGFTKGSIYWAVDKRLRELAYLAEKKVRRRAG